Proteins from a single region of Pseudodesulfovibrio portus:
- the purM gene encoding phosphoribosylformylglycinamidine cyclo-ligase, producing the protein MSESAKRSQAYTAAGVDIEAGNLFVSRIKDMVKSTFTPGVATDIGGFGGLFKPEIAGMEAPMLVAGADGVGTKLKLAFMFDKHDTVGIDLVAMSVNDVLVQGATPLFFLDYFATGKLESGVAEQVVSGVCEGCRQSACALLGGETAEMPGFYPDGEYDLSGFAVGMVDTPRLVTGKEVASGDVIIGLGSSGAHSNGWSLIRKVFDASGLKATDTFPGTDRTAAEVLIEPTRIYVKPVLELMDAMTIKGMVHVTGGGFYDNVPRILPENVTARIEFGSWPMLPVFDWLKTEGDLSWPEMLQIFNCSIGYILILDADSADRAMEMLDARDDVDAYRIGEIVKREGASEQVEVIFP; encoded by the coding sequence ATGAGCGAAAGCGCCAAGCGTTCCCAGGCATATACCGCAGCGGGCGTGGACATCGAGGCGGGCAACCTGTTCGTCAGCCGTATCAAGGATATGGTCAAGTCCACCTTCACCCCCGGCGTGGCAACCGACATCGGCGGCTTCGGCGGCCTGTTCAAGCCCGAGATCGCGGGCATGGAGGCTCCCATGCTGGTGGCCGGCGCCGACGGCGTGGGCACCAAGCTGAAGCTCGCCTTCATGTTCGACAAGCACGACACCGTGGGCATCGACCTGGTGGCCATGTCCGTCAACGACGTGCTGGTCCAGGGCGCGACCCCGCTTTTCTTTCTCGACTATTTCGCCACCGGCAAGCTCGAGTCCGGCGTGGCCGAGCAGGTGGTTTCCGGCGTCTGCGAAGGGTGCCGACAATCCGCCTGCGCCCTGCTGGGCGGCGAAACCGCCGAGATGCCCGGGTTCTACCCGGACGGCGAGTACGACCTGTCCGGATTCGCCGTGGGCATGGTGGACACGCCCCGACTCGTCACGGGCAAGGAAGTGGCGTCCGGCGACGTGATCATCGGACTCGGCTCCTCGGGGGCGCACTCCAACGGCTGGTCGCTCATCCGCAAGGTTTTCGACGCCTCCGGCCTCAAGGCGACCGACACCTTCCCCGGGACGGACCGGACCGCAGCCGAGGTGCTCATCGAGCCGACCAGGATTTACGTCAAGCCGGTGCTGGAGCTCATGGACGCCATGACCATCAAGGGCATGGTCCACGTCACGGGCGGCGGCTTCTACGACAACGTGCCGCGCATCCTGCCCGAAAACGTCACCGCCCGCATCGAGTTCGGCTCCTGGCCCATGCTGCCCGTCTTCGACTGGCTCAAGACCGAGGGCGACCTGTCCTGGCCCGAGATGCTCCAGATTTTCAACTGTTCCATCGGCTACATCCTCATCCTCGACGCGGACAGCGCGGACAGGGCCATGGAGATGCTCGACGCACGCGACGATGTCGATGCCTATCGCATCGGCGAGATCGTGAAGCGCGAGGGCGCGTCCGAGCAGGTGGAGGTCATATTCCCCTAG